The proteins below come from a single Bactrocera tryoni isolate S06 unplaced genomic scaffold, CSIRO_BtryS06_freeze2 scaffold_25, whole genome shotgun sequence genomic window:
- the LOC120780472 gene encoding putative nuclease HARBI1, whose translation MESVLASASLFHLGQQWIKIQMTEDDRHTGANHDSFVYNVSYDILILGDAGYPLHKFLLMPFRLAAAFPPQAHYNTVLSKARNIVEHTIVVLEEVDFDLGLHNTPEKATQIVNACYALHNIWLEIIRKNIMASLKIIKILHFIYSL comes from the exons ATGGAAAGTGTTTTAGCATCAGCAAGTTTATTCCATCTGGGCCAACAG tggattaaaattcaaatgactgAGGATGATAGGCATACAGGTGCAAATCATGACTCATTCGTTTACAAtgttagttatgacattttgaTCTTGG GCGATGCTGGCTATCCtctgcacaaatttttattgatgCCTTTTCGCTTGGCGGCAGCTTTTCCACCACAAGCACACTACAACACTGTACTCTCAAAGGCCCGGAATATTGTAGAGCACACAATTGTTGTACTCGAAGAAGTAGATTTCGATCTTGGTTTACATAACACACCTGAAAAGGCTACGCAAATTGTTAATGCTTGTTACGCATTGCACAATATTTGGCTCGAAATAATTCGCAAAAATATTATGGCTTCCCTCAAAATaattaagatattacacttcatttattctttataa